One segment of Panicum virgatum strain AP13 chromosome 1K, P.virgatum_v5, whole genome shotgun sequence DNA contains the following:
- the LOC120657525 gene encoding F-box protein At5g03100-like produces MAGGGEKRRRVGGGGGHEEEEEVVDRISELPDALRLQILSLLPLKSAIRTGALSSRWRGLWEQRWPEPSSLRIRLPPGAAGAAARVEQFGVIDRRGRRRMDCFALAFHGGQLTQPDLRRCLDYAAACEVEDLHLRLDGAAGRGSRGGGGGATRGRGMLTAHFPVGSRLLARLSVRGLNLTAAANAMVATLEVIHLHSVFLTDAALRRVAAACPRLRELDLRYCRRLRRVDFSAVGVPNLRSFTIVDCSRTTELRVPVAPRLRSFRFSGAFLSSNILSGASGSLEHLYLCSGGPETGLPPTNLPTSVSRLSNLSVLTLCSIALQYISASTAKTVVECNLHSLRELHFLMFGMANSNLADIYSFLKTCSCPQLERLFVQLPTNIHDSFTENFLAVAEEEPPKGGLENLCLAKMTNFKGHRNEMQLVEFLLRKSSCLKKLILTAPMEDHPQGLRKIQSDVLPSFLKTEILHLERASANSQISFSEPDGPQIQPLHSEVFVRF; encoded by the exons ATGGCGGGGGGAGGCGAGAAGCGGCGCCGGGTGGGAGGTGGTGGGGgccacgaggaggaggaggaggtggtggaccGCATCTCGGAGCTGCCGGACGCGCTGCGGCTGCAGATTCTGAGCCTGCTGCCGCTCAAATCGGCCATCCGCACCGGCGCGCTCTCCTCGCGGTGGCGGGGCCTCTGGGAGCAGCGCTGGCCGGAGCCATCCTCGCTGCGCATCCGCCTCCcgcccggcgcggcgggggcggcggcgcgggtggagcAGTTCGGGGTCATCGACCGCCGCGGGAGGCGCCGGATGGACTGCTTCGCGCTCGCCTTCCACGGGGGCCAGCTCACGCAGCCGGACCTCAGGCGCTGCCTCGACTACGCGGCCGCGTGCGAGGTCGAGGACCTGCACCTCCGCCTCGACGGCGCCGCGGGGAGGGGgtcgcgcgggggcggcggcggggccaccCGCGGCCGGGGCATGCTCACCGCGCACTTCCCCGTGGGGAGCCGCCTGCTCGCGCGCCTCTCCGTGCGGGGGCTCAACCTCACGGCGGCCGCCAACGCGATGGTCGCCACGCTCGAGGTGATCCACCTCCACTCCGTCTTCCTCACCGACGCTGCGCTGCGCCGGGTCGCCGCCGCTTGCCCCCGCCTACGGGAGCTCGATCTCCGCtactgccgccgcctccgacgtGTCGACTTCAGCGCCGTGGGGGTGCCCAACCTCAGGAGCTTCACCATCGTCGACTGCTCCCGCACCACCGAGCTGCGAGTCCCAGTGGCGCCACGCCTCCGGTCCTTCCGCTTCAGCGGCGCCTTCCTCTCCAGCAACATCCTTTCTGGTGCTTCAGGGTCACTTGAGCATCTCTACCTCTGCTCCGGCGGGCCAGAGACCGGCTTGCCGCCCACCAACTTGCCCACCTCAGTTTCTCGCCTATCGAACCTCAGCGTCCTCACCCTCTGCAGCATTGCGCTCCAG TACATCTCTGCTTCCACAGCCAAGACCGTAGTGGAGTGCAATCTGCACAGCTTGAGAGAGCTCCATTTCCTCATGTTCGGCATGGCCAACTCCAACCTTGCTGACATCTATAGCTTCCTCAAGACTTGTTCATGTCCTCAGCTGGAGCGGCTCTTTGTGCAG CTCCCGACGAACATTCATGATTCATTCACGGAGAATTTCTTGGCGGTGGCAGAGGAAGAGCCACCAAAAGGTGGATTAGAAAACCTTTGTTTAGCCAAGATGACAAATTTCAAGGGGCACCGTAATGAGATGCAACTAGTAGAATTTCTTCTTAGAAAGTCTAGTTGTCTGAAGAAACTAATTCTGACTGCTCCTATGGAGGATCACCCACAAGGACTCCGCAAGATTCAGTCAGATGTGCTGCCCAGTTTtcttaaaacagaaatattaCATCTGGAAAGAGCTTCAGCAAACAGCCAGATAAGTTTCAGTGAGCCTGATGGTCCTCAGATCCAACCATTGCATTCGGAGGTCTTTGTCAGGTTTTAG